Proteins from one Nicotiana tabacum cultivar K326 chromosome 23, ASM71507v2, whole genome shotgun sequence genomic window:
- the LOC142177596 gene encoding uncharacterized protein LOC142177596: MASISLSLNTPQTFTGENYQIWSVKMKSYLEPYDIWEVVMEDKHIQPLPANPTLAQIKAHSDEKIKKYKAKTIIQNSIADLIFSKIIACETVKEAWKILKQEYQGSERGRQNQILNLKRDFESLRMQDDETIAKYSDRISLIVNKIRLLGEDFKDDRIVEKILVTVPERFESKISSLEESKDLSTISVAEIISALQAQEQRRAFRQDKVTEVCKFKDAHAQALIAEEGIEDDLL, from the exons ATGGCAAGCATCAGTCTCTCTTTGAATACCCCACAAACTTTCACTGGTGAAAACTATCAGATTTGGTCAGTGAAGATGAAATCTTATCTTGAACCTTATGATATATGGGAAGTTGTAATGGAAGACAAACATATACAACCACTTCCTGCAAATCCTACCCTTGCCCAAATCAAAGCTCATTCAGAtgagaaaatcaaaaaatacaaaGCCAAAACTATAATTCAAAATTCAATTGCAGATTTAATCTTCTCTAAAATCATTGCATGTGAGACAGTAAAAGAAGCTTGGAAAATACTCAAACAAGAGTATCAAGGAAGTGAACGAGGCAGACAAAAtcagattttaaatttgaaaagagatttTGAATCTCTTAGAATGCAAGATGATGAGACCATCGCTAAGTATTCTGACCGAATTTCTTTAATTGTCAATAAAATCAGGTTACTTGGCGAGGATTTCAAAGATGACAGGATAGTTGAAAAAATTCTTGTGACAGTTCCCGAGAGATTTGAATCCAAAATTTCCTCTCTCGAAGAGTCTAAAGATCTCTCTACCATCTCTGTTGCAGAAATAATAAGTGCTCTTCAAGCACAAGAGCAAAGAAGGGCCTTTAGACAAGACAAAGTTACTGAGG TGTGCAAGTTCAAAGATGCTCATGCACAAGCACTAATAGCAGAAGAAGGAATTGAGGATGACCTTCTTTAG
- the LOC107765563 gene encoding uncharacterized protein LOC107765563: MGMGFTAKTKENNNTNTNSNNTSNSSESWGMGFLFIFFPEEEDNNNNSNSNKILNKKPNNFSFSSSSSPSFKAINAILKRSNSTQLLSKAQSTISICALLIFFTLLLFTLSTFEPTSPHHFTSRKQLSSSYYKKKPSTLFFPHALQGMGSLYRRGTRAMNDLIIAHVVESVTVNELKAFLKLIHRSSVTSKSDILLIFPLKSSSFDNAIVEENTSFLKLIHGYRKGKDIYTSTTFDPTHFVISSKKENSSGEPIWGRKIRSSNDENGNNVTGSTRSTRLSYGSVVSFDVDELDPENSLSGFLDNVSMNLRRWACYPMLLGRIRRNYKHVMLVDVKEYLVLGDPLSQLKNRSPETVMLPTIAHNKKKNSEKKLVDSGIVFGGARGIRRLANAMVTEIVRVAIQHKKKNSMSESGLFNQLVGNEFMLKNVNLINSGESIHELSSLTGLNSKSGFNSLSIVSKYPIVRRGNSNLEINSIFKKYLCSSPLDSIAYSDC, from the coding sequence atgGGTATGGGATTTACAGCAAAAACCAAAGAAAACAACAACACCAATACCAACTCCAATAACACTAGCAATAGTAGTGAAAGTTGGGGAATGGGTTTCCTCTTCATTTTCTTCCCTGAAGAAGAAGATAACAACAATAACTCCAATTCCAACAAAATTCTCAACAAAAAACCCAataatttctctttttcttcttcatcttctccttctTTCAAAGCTATTAATGCAATTCTCAAACGCTCAAATTCAACTCAACTTCTCTCAAAAGCTCAATCCACCATTTCAATTTGCGCActtctcattttctttactcTTCTCCTCTTTACTCTCTCCACTTTCGAACCCACTTCACCTCATCACTTCACTTCAAGAAAACAATTAAGTTCTTCATATTATAAGAAAAAACCTAGCACATTATTTTTCCCACATGCATTACAAGGTATGGGTTCTTTATACAGACGAGGAACAAGAGCAATGAACGATCTCATTATTGCTCATGTCGTTGAATCCGTTACGGTTAATGAACTGAAAGCATTTCTCAAGCTTATACACAGATCAAGTGTCACGTCAAAATCAGACATTCTGTTAATATTTCCATTGAAATCGAGTTCGTTTGATAACGCCATTGTTGAAGAGAACACCTCGTTCTTGAAACTCATCCATGGCTACCGTAAGGGAAAAGACATTTATACTTCGACTACTTTCGACCCGACCCATTTCGTGATTTCGAGCAAGAAAGAGAATTCAAGTGGAGAACCCATTTGGGGTCGCAAAATTCGGAGCAGTAATGATGAAAATGGGAATAATGTAACTGGGTCAACTCGGTCAACTCGGTTGAGTTACGGCTCGGTTGTGAGTTTTGATGTGGATGAACTCGACCCTGAGAATTCCCTGAGTGGATTTTTGGATAATGTTTCAATGAATTTAAGAAGGTGGGCTTGTTACCCAATGTTATTAGGAAGGATTCGAAGGAATTACAAGCACGTAATGCTAGTGGATGTCAAGGAATATCTCGTACTCGGTGACCCACTGAGTCAACTCAAAAATCGAAGTCCAGAAACCGTTATGTTACCAACAATCGCGCATAATAAGAAAAAGAACTCGGAGAAAAAGCTAGTTGACTCGGGGATTGTATTTGGTGGAGCTAGAGGAATACGAAGATTGGCAAATGCTATGGTAACAGAAATTGTGCGAGTCGCAATACAACACAAGAAGAAGAACTCCATGTCCGAGTCAGGATTATTCAACCAACTCGTTGGGAATGAATTCATGTTAAAGAATGTGAATTTGATCAACTCGGGTGAGTCAATTCATGAACTGAGTTCACTCACTGGGTTGAACTCGAAATCGGGTTTTAATTCCTTGTCTATAGTATCAAAATATCCTATTGTTAGACGTGGGAATAGTAATTTAGaaattaattctatttttaaaaagtatttgTGTTCATCTCCTTTGGATTCTATAGCTTATAGTGATTGTTAG